The following proteins are encoded in a genomic region of Actinomadura sp. NAK00032:
- a CDS encoding Ig-like domain-containing protein, whose amino-acid sequence MLVGASVVAGAAACSGGEPEAADAVRLAVSPVSGGGKLKPDSQIDVRAHSGTIESVTVSTGKGDVEGDLSADRTQWRSRWSLEPGKTYTVAATALGEDGRTRTVSSRFTTAEAAKTNGVTVEAPYNKETVGVGIPIIMNFEEPVKDRAAVERALEVTADRTVEGAWHWFGDQQVVFRTKQYWPAHTNVRFRAHLAGVRTGGDVYGGKNYAVDFKIGDSHVSTAGEDSHKMVVKVNGKKVKTIPTSMGRGGSRKYTTTNGVHLTMAKEDPTVMTSEWMGVSPGSPGGYSLTVYKAVRISNSGEYVHSAPWSVGSQGSENVSHGCINISPSNAKWFYNLSYRGDPVEVTGTSRKLEPDNGWGFWQVGWNDWVKGGALKRPVTTAPRPDAATLSARQGQGSQQKAPQKQGAEGN is encoded by the coding sequence GGCTCGCGGTCTCACCGGTGAGCGGCGGCGGCAAGCTCAAGCCGGACAGCCAGATCGACGTCCGGGCGCACAGCGGCACGATCGAGAGCGTCACGGTGTCGACCGGGAAGGGCGATGTCGAGGGGGACCTCAGCGCCGACCGGACGCAGTGGCGGTCGCGCTGGTCGCTGGAGCCGGGGAAGACCTACACGGTCGCCGCGACGGCGCTCGGCGAGGACGGCCGGACCCGCACGGTGTCCAGCCGCTTCACCACGGCCGAGGCCGCCAAGACGAACGGCGTGACGGTCGAGGCGCCCTACAACAAGGAGACGGTCGGGGTCGGCATCCCGATCATCATGAACTTCGAGGAGCCGGTGAAGGACCGGGCGGCGGTCGAGCGGGCGCTGGAGGTCACGGCGGACCGGACCGTCGAGGGCGCCTGGCACTGGTTCGGCGACCAGCAGGTCGTGTTCCGCACCAAGCAGTACTGGCCCGCCCACACGAACGTGAGGTTCCGGGCGCACCTGGCCGGCGTGCGCACCGGCGGGGACGTCTACGGCGGCAAGAACTACGCCGTCGACTTCAAGATCGGCGATTCGCACGTGTCCACCGCGGGCGAGGACAGCCACAAGATGGTCGTCAAGGTCAACGGCAAGAAGGTCAAGACCATCCCGACCAGCATGGGCCGCGGCGGGTCCCGCAAGTACACCACCACCAACGGCGTCCACCTGACGATGGCCAAGGAGGACCCCACCGTCATGACGTCGGAGTGGATGGGCGTCAGCCCCGGAAGCCCCGGCGGCTACAGCCTGACCGTGTACAAGGCCGTGCGCATCTCCAACAGCGGCGAGTACGTGCACAGCGCGCCGTGGTCGGTCGGCTCCCAGGGGAGCGAGAACGTCAGCCACGGGTGCATCAACATCAGCCCGTCCAACGCCAAGTGGTTCTACAACCTCAGCTACCGCGGCGACCCGGTCGAGGTGACGGGCACCAGCCGGAAGCTGGAGCCCGACAACGGCTGGGGCTTCTGGCAGGTCGGCTGGAACGACTGGGTGAAGGGCGGCGCGCTGAAGCGGCCGGTGACGACCGCGCCGCGCCCTGACGCGGCGACCCTGTCCGCGCGGCAGGGGCAGGGCTCGCAGCAGAAGGCGCCGCAGAAGCAGGGCGCCGAGGGGAACTGA